Genomic segment of Heliangelus exortis chromosome 7, bHelExo1.hap1, whole genome shotgun sequence:
TCCCCTACAATCAACAAGTTGTTATAAAGAATCTTCGAGAACAGGACATGTTTGAAAATATCTGCTGTGACTCAAAATATGACTTTATGTCTCacagttaaaaattaaagaactaAGTATCACTAAGTCAAATGCTTTTTAGATTTCAGTATTGCACACTAATAAAAGAAGtttcaaaaattattctgtgcatTATTCCGAAATGTTAAAAGTGGCTGCTGCTTTGACAACGCAGTCTACAAATACTTTTGCCACAATCTAGTGTTCATTAGTACATACAAGAAGTTCTTCATTGGAAGTGcctcaacaaaataaaacttctggTGGCAAAACCCTTTCACAGAATACCCACTCCATTTTTAATAACCAATACACCAAAACAACCAGATAACACCACTTACTTTGAAAGCTGTACACTCTGAAAATAATAGCCTTGATCTTACCACTGTTCAAAATTCAGATGATTTTTGCTCCAACTTTGGGCACAATACTTCTACAGTTCCTGAGTTGATTACATTTGCCCAGACTGAAGAATGAAGctgcaacttaaaaaaaacaaaacaaaaacaaaaaacaacaacaacaaaaaaaaatccccaaacaaaaaacccacaaccaaaaaaaccccaaacaagtaAGACAATACCCCTTCCCAATTTTTTACCATGTTGTACATAAACATACCAAACAACCTTACTTGGTCCTCAATACTTTCAAATGGTTAATTTTGGAGGTAATACTTGTACCAAAGCATTTGGTTTGGATAGCAGTTTTGGGGCCTTAAGATTTAGCATTTccctcacccccccaaaaaagtgcCTTTGTGGTATTTGTAAAAAACATTATGtctcaaaatttctttttaaagtaccAACAGAAGTTATTACAAATGTTTATTGCATTGAGCTAATTCTTTAAAGTATTAAATATGAGCTCCTCCACTACTTAGTTTCACAGGTTTTAGTGTTCTGTGTGAAAACAAATCTTCCCAAGATGAAAGCTAATACTGGCAAAAGGGTGAAGATTTCATTAGTTCGTTACTCCACTGAGAGCTGTGTCTGTTTCCCATcccattttcatattttctctaGTGCTTTTCCACACAGAAGTGACGTGAAAACTCCTTTGTCCACAAGTGGTATTCCACATTCTCAGTTGACCTCAGTGTTATGAGTATTAGCTTTTCAGTGCTGGGCTATGGTTCTTGTCCCCTTCTTTGCTGTCCTTCATCAATGAGGCAAAAACCTGCAAAGGTAAGTGATTTAATGAATATAAAAACAGTCTTATGAAAAGATCAATATTAACCACCACAACATTAGCACGGAGATAATTTCTAGAGTGAGACACTAGAAAGGAAGTACACACTGCTCAGAATCAGACATGCCACATGAAGTAGTCACCACAAGAAGTGCCTCATATATTTACATACTTCCAAGTCTggttttacatatatatatatatatgcatgatATATATATCCCTCTCCAAGAAACTCACCTGTGCCCATTTTTTGTTACTATTCTGCATCTGAATAGCTGCAATACAactaaaaagcttttctgatgTAATGTCTTCTGGAAGTTTTGTTAGAAACTGTGCTATATGAATAAAGTCCATCTGTAGGAGAATATCTTCATATAACCGAAGGATTCCTAATCCTGTCCTAAACAAAAATTCTTCTCCATCTCTACAGAAAACATCCCAGACACGGCAGGCTAGATCAAGTGGTAAAGACTTGCTGTAGAGTGTAAAAATCctacaaatgagaaaaaaaaaggaacagttaTGACTTCAACCTatttcagaaagatgaaaatacaACCTCCTTTAAATCTCAGCTATATAAGCCACGAGTGAGCAGATAACATagtttttctgttattttttctgtatttcaaagagTCACAAGTCTATAGCTTCTGAAGTCAGAACTGGTACTCtgaaatctctctctcttcatGCTAGAGGAAGTCCTCCACTTGAAAGTCACCTTTAGGAATCTGGCTAGAGAACAAAGCATATATACTGCATATAAATATACAAGTTATGACTTAGGCAACTAAGACCGTAACAGTGTAACTTAACCACTTCCATTACTTTAAGCCATACAGATCAACAGCTCtgtccattattttttttctaaactaaatCTAAAGCCACAGATAATCTCACTAGAAGGCTACATCCCACTAATGAGTATTCAGCAACTACATTTCTGTGATACATTTTGAATTTCTATTCAtgttaaaaatcacaaaaatctAAAGGCAGTCACTGTTCTGTTCTTACTAGGAAGAATCCAATTGCATTCCTTATTGCCAGGTTTatctttaaaaaccattttttatACACAGGCACAGAGTTCAGTCTGTTGTATGCACTGTATTGTAGAACCCCTACCATAAATTTGTAATGGTTCCTTTGATACAAGACACTGTGTTCTCTCCATTTGCCCATTATACCTATTGGTAAGAATACCAATTACCTCAGAATCCTCCTTACTGCAGACTACCAAAACCTCTTCTAACTGTCCCTTTTACAAGAGAAGCTCTCTTTATTCTCATGGCCAACTTGGGAACATGCAGAGGAATACAGCTTAATTTCTCACAGGTAACTGGAAGTAGAATATTCCAGCACTTTGTACAGCAGCACCAAGTCCACAACAGAGACACTGCTCTTGATCTGCCTGAGCTATCAGGACCTGCAGCACCCTCCTGACTCAATGCTGCTATAACCTGCTCCTGATGAGACTTGCTACTTACTGACAAACTGCATCTCATAGATCAAGTTCTCCATTCCCTAATACTCAGATGAGATCAGgtttttgtattatttaattCTAGCCAATCCAATTTACTCTATTAGAAACTTTTCAACCACATAATAATCCTATATGAAGCACATCCTTATACACACACCCTAATGAATAGGAATTTCATATCTGGCAGCACTACACACACTTCAAGGATAATGCATTACTGTCTTCCATTAAGGGCACCTAACGTCATTTGGTACTTTCAGCTTTAGGACATTCATTACCTCAAAATATGCACTGTATTTCCAAGTTTATCCCTTCCCAAGCCAGGTCCTAAATTTCATCCTCCTTTGCTTTGAATTCCATATTcttatattaattattttttcagcagctgattATGTTAATGTCACCAAGTCACTTAAAATTAGTCATAAGACAACTACTCTGTAGTAGCCTCCTCTCTTCTATGTCTCACATAGCTGAGTCCTACCTGCAGCAACAAGAAGAGGAGAAACACAGCATTCACACACTCCTGTGTCTCCTTCCTATCTGAATAGATGTCAGTAATTCCAGCTCATAAAACTTGAATCCTGCCAGCTGCCAGAGGAACTGCAGTTGCACAAAACAGTTTACCACGATTCCACAAGACCTAGGAAGCTGAGGCACACAAACATCTACTGATCGCTTTTTTTTATGCAGTATTTCTGTTGCTGAAAATCCTACAAAATGGAAAGTTCCAACACTTGTAAAGGTAGATTTGCTATGTTCTCTGAACTCACCAGTCTATCAAATATATGTCTGGAGTAAGACTGTATGATTTGAAATGAAGAAACAATTTGGGAAGATTTTCTTCAAAGAATACTTCAAAGGCTGCAAAGTATTTCAGCATCTGTAGAGACAGTAAAGCACCTCATAAATAGCCATCAAAAGAATGTTTAGTTGTCAAGTAACATAGAAAACCCTACACCAAGAATCAAGGATATCAACATAGCAAACTGGGGCTTCTTAGAACAAATACAACAATGAAGTGTTTCtagaggaaaacaaatcaaCACCAGGATGTTCTATGGCTTAGAATTTAGTATTCCCAGTTTTGTAACCACAGGTTAAAGTTCCCAGTGGGACAAAAGGAAGTCATCAATAAACCAACTGTACTTCAAGTCATAAGAATGTTAAAGTTCAAAACTGGAAAACTCTGTGCATACCATGCTGTGATCCACACGGAAAAAGGCCAGCTGGCATGGCTTGTTTAGAAGGTTAGCAAAGGCAATGAAAGCATCTGCTTCTTCCAGATTGAGAATGAGTACAGCAGCAATGAAGGACATCCCCTGTACCTTCAAGTGGGAAAAGCATTTGGTAAATTATAGGTGAGTAGTTTCAGTGCATCATATACCTTTGGAAATTATTTATCTATTCTGCAATATATCAAATATGATTGCATATCATTTCCAGATGAATAGAAACgatacagaaaattattttttatttgcatgcaATCAATTTGATTTCAGCAAGACACACAGTGTTCCTCAGATGctggtgttttttaaaagtctgatgGAAGTTCTGGGAGGTCTCATGATCACAAGTCCTTGGAACTTGGAATTCAAGAAAGTTAAAACCACAcaggctggaggcagagctCATGAGAGACAAAACTTGGCCTTAAGCTCATTGTTAAGTTATGGGAAAAGAAGTTATGGAGGAAAACCTCACATATGGGACAGTTTAGACCCTGACAGATATGTTGGAACTGAGACAAATCCTGTTTCAGAACAGTCAATACACATCTTTCCACTTGCCAAATACTATTTGttcaaatacataaaattactttgaagtGGTGAGCTACAAAGCAAGTTTACATTTTTCCATGATTActttccaataaaaaaaaaacactttagcATGCAATAGTGAAAAACATTATTCCTGTAGTTGTTTACTGATTATGTGAATATTCATTATACTAAAAATAATCTTATCCATTTCAGCTGCAACTAACTATGATTATTCTTTTGTTTCTAGGCATTTAAGCTGCCTGTTCCTCAACTGAAAAATGCACCCAATATTTTAATGAAGTAGGGAGACAAGTATTGGTACACACCAAAAACAGTCCAGCAGCATTCCATTTCTGTGGGACAGTTGGGTGTGGAAATCAGATTACATTACATTTACTGCCATactaactttttttaaaagtgcatgATCAGAAATATCCAGTCTAGCTGTGATTGTTGTTACCTTTTCctaatgaaaaagagaagacttatccatgaaaaattacttttaaagcTCCACCCTGGAAACAAGCAAACTCAGAACCTGCAGTTTGTAATACTCTCATAATACTCTCTTAATTAGAAGTATGGGCAGGTCTCCAAAATTAGGTCACAGATGACAGAATTCAGGGCTAAAAATATTGGAATGTGAAAAACCAACTAGATATTTATGCTGAGTCCCAGGCATGTCTGATTTACAGAGGAAAAGACACCCTGTGCTGAATAATGCTTGGTTGCGTGGATCAGACCTAAAAGTCTTCAAGTTCTTTAAAGCCCAGAAGCAATTAGAGCTTGTGAAAGGTGTTCCTAGCTACCCacagaacaaagaaagaaaaagaagaaaaaagcatctATTCATTATTTAACTGCTTCTGTAAGCTGACACAGTTCAGAGATGTTTGGCTGGGCTCTTTGcaggggttttggttttatgggttgttttttaaacaaaacaatgttTGATTTAAACAATCATACCTTCATTGAGCTCAGATGGAGCAATTAATCTTTGAAAACAAGAGTCAATAAGAGTTTCTGGATTTTAGGATGTGTGGTAGTGAAGCAGAGGATCACCACAGAACGGGCAACAGTGGGACAGACCAGGCTAAATGCTCATTGAGAGTCTGATAGCATTTTAGATTTTTGTGAAGATGGTGTGAGTCTGTCAGAACTATAATGCCTTGCAAACACATCCATTCAAAATTCTACATG
This window contains:
- the TBC1D12 gene encoding TBC1 domain family member 12 isoform X5, which codes for MVAEAKKREIKEAHKRKKIMRERFKQEENIASAMVIWVNEILPNWEGMRATRRVRELWWQGLPPSVRGKVWSLAVGNELNITPELYEIFLSRAKERWKSFSETSCENDIEDVGASVADREASLELIKLDISRTFPSLYIFQKGGPYHDLLHSVLGAYTCYRPDVGYVQGMSFIAAVLILNLEEADAFIAFANLLNKPCQLAFFRVDHSMMLKYFAAFEVFFEENLPKLFLHFKSYSLTPDIYLIDWIFTLYSKSLPLDLACRVWDVFCRDGEEFLFRTGLGILRLYEDILLQMDFIHIAQFLTKLPEDITSEKLFSCIAAIQMQNSNKKWAQVFASLMKDSKEGDKNHSPALKS